A single window of Archangium gephyra DNA harbors:
- a CDS encoding phage tail protein, with protein sequence MAVYRDRPYVQFNFLVDLGTGNTDGPDAGFQEISNIGMEVTVVDYRNGNEKENSVRKITGLNKTTDVTMKRGVIGSLTLYNWLHQIRNGDQNALRTITIQLQNEDHTEIVQTWKLLRARIIKHVSGPLNAKGTDVAMEELTIAYERLEME encoded by the coding sequence ATGGCCGTCTACCGTGATCGTCCCTATGTGCAGTTCAACTTCCTCGTGGACCTCGGCACCGGCAACACCGACGGGCCGGACGCGGGATTCCAGGAGATCAGCAACATCGGCATGGAGGTCACCGTCGTCGATTACCGCAATGGCAACGAGAAGGAGAACAGCGTCCGGAAAATCACCGGCCTCAACAAGACGACCGACGTCACCATGAAGCGCGGCGTCATCGGCTCGCTGACGCTCTACAACTGGCTCCACCAGATCCGCAACGGCGACCAGAACGCGCTCCGCACCATCACCATCCAGCTCCAGAACGAGGACCACACCGAGATCGTCCAGACGTGGAAGCTGCTGCGGGCCCGCATCATCAAGCACGTCAGTGGCCCGCTGAACGCCAAGGGCACGGACGTGGCGATGGAGGAGCTGACGATCGCCTACGAGCGACTGGAGATGGAATAG
- a CDS encoding sigma-54 interaction domain-containing protein translates to MTAQILGNSRIHERLLELVTSASSTDAEVLIHGPSGVGKELYARRIHELSTRARASFIPVNCGALPPELFENELFGHAGGAFTGARTRAVGLVAEAHQGTLFLDEIDSLPLAGQVKLLRFIQQKEYRPLGDTRLHRSDVRIIAATNADLVAEVKKGRFRFDLFFRLRVLPIWVPPLKERREDIPLLLQHFIHRYASEYGKALLTFSEAALQRLWEYDWPGNIRELENCARYLLCTHGGSVVEAEDLPTLQDFAPEPSAPPPPSSSPHETFQAAKRRVVSAFERQYLEASLRAHDGNIAAAARASGKHRRAFFELMRRHGLTR, encoded by the coding sequence ATGACCGCGCAGATCCTCGGCAACAGTAGGATCCATGAACGCCTGCTGGAGCTGGTCACCTCCGCATCCAGTACCGACGCGGAGGTTCTCATCCATGGACCCAGTGGCGTGGGCAAGGAACTCTACGCCCGGCGCATCCACGAGCTGAGCACCCGCGCACGAGCCTCTTTCATCCCCGTCAACTGCGGCGCTCTTCCCCCCGAGCTCTTCGAGAACGAACTCTTCGGCCATGCCGGTGGCGCCTTCACCGGCGCCCGTACCCGCGCCGTGGGTCTGGTCGCCGAGGCCCACCAGGGCACCCTCTTCCTGGACGAGATCGACTCCCTGCCCCTCGCTGGCCAGGTCAAGCTGCTGCGCTTCATCCAGCAGAAGGAGTACCGGCCCCTGGGCGATACCCGCCTGCACCGCTCGGATGTGCGCATCATCGCCGCCACCAACGCCGACCTGGTCGCCGAGGTGAAGAAGGGCCGCTTCCGCTTCGATCTCTTCTTCCGCCTGCGCGTGCTACCCATCTGGGTCCCGCCCCTCAAGGAGCGCCGCGAGGACATCCCCCTCCTGCTCCAACACTTCATCCACCGCTACGCCTCCGAATACGGCAAGGCCCTGCTCACCTTCTCCGAGGCGGCACTCCAACGCCTGTGGGAATACGACTGGCCCGGCAACATCCGCGAGTTGGAGAACTGCGCCCGCTACCTCCTGTGCACCCATGGCGGCTCCGTCGTCGAGGCCGAGGATCTCCCCACCCTCCAGGACTTCGCTCCCGAGCCCTCCGCTCCGCCGCCCCCCTCCTCCTCGCCTCACGAGACCTTTCAGGCCGCCAAGCGCCGCGTCGTCTCCGCCTTCGAGCGCCAGTACCTCGAGGCCTCGCTCCGCGCCCACGATGGCAACATCGCCGCCGCGGCTCGCGCCAGTGGCAAGCACCGCCGCGCCTTTTTCGAGCTCATGCGCCGGCACGGTCTCACTCGCTGA
- a CDS encoding phage tail sheath family protein, whose amino-acid sequence MPEYLAPGVFVEETSFRSKSIEGVSTTTTGFIGPTSYGPILLENELVTSVSEYERTYGDRRQLTFEGTDTHHNFMWHAVRAFFEEGGKRLYISRVFRNLDKSKYTGFQAAGDPRATTPHNDGHARALLDPSVSDSSRTLLLHARYPGSAGNVRVSITLRVSQNILSFVPSDGKDVPRVSGLSDRDVVLIRDPRPSDATGPVGGTFHLTHWNKDSQTWSFSPSSGPDLALADFQKPQGRELHIITATVAIAPIDDPGASIVWDGLALDPAHTRAGSPDSFTERFIHDENNPSRNREVPIVIDPGELNDGLELLQALLNTTLHSPPRSPPLDMALEDPDSPDEERTVTVVLQGGNDGSRPTSGDYQGEEVPDTTQKTGLFQFQDLEDISIVAAPGSTFGYQTEDQGYGPEAATIVNLLISHCQRMKYRIAVLDSGNGQTIAQVRRMRARIDSSHAALYYPWVKVRDPVTQQSIHLPPSGFVAGIYARNDEERAVYKAPANEVVNLAVGFEVMLNKAQQEVLNPEGINAFRFFEGRGFRLWGARTTSSDPEWKYVNLRRYFAFLERSIDKGTQWAVFEPNGPQLWANVRRTIEDFLLNEWQSGALLGDKPEKAYFVRCDRSTMSQNDLDNGRLVCLVGVAPLRPAEFVIFRIGQWTGDRR is encoded by the coding sequence ATGCCCGAATATCTGGCTCCCGGCGTATTCGTCGAAGAGACCTCGTTCCGCTCCAAGAGCATCGAGGGCGTCAGCACCACCACCACCGGCTTCATCGGCCCCACGAGCTACGGCCCCATCCTCCTGGAGAACGAGCTCGTCACCAGCGTCAGTGAGTACGAGCGCACCTACGGGGACCGGCGGCAGCTCACCTTCGAGGGAACCGATACCCACCACAACTTCATGTGGCACGCCGTCCGGGCCTTCTTCGAGGAGGGCGGCAAGCGGCTCTACATCAGCCGCGTCTTCCGCAACCTCGACAAGTCGAAGTACACCGGCTTCCAGGCGGCGGGCGATCCGCGGGCGACCACGCCCCACAACGACGGGCACGCCCGAGCCCTGCTCGATCCCTCCGTCAGCGACTCGAGCCGGACGCTCCTGCTCCACGCTCGCTATCCAGGCTCCGCCGGGAACGTCCGCGTGAGCATCACCCTGCGCGTGAGCCAGAACATCCTGTCCTTCGTCCCCTCCGACGGCAAGGACGTCCCCCGGGTCAGTGGCCTGTCGGATCGGGACGTGGTGCTCATCCGCGACCCCCGCCCGTCCGATGCCACGGGGCCTGTCGGCGGCACCTTCCACCTGACGCACTGGAACAAGGACTCGCAGACGTGGAGCTTCAGCCCCTCTTCCGGCCCGGACCTGGCGCTCGCGGACTTCCAGAAGCCGCAAGGGCGGGAGCTCCACATCATCACCGCCACCGTCGCCATCGCCCCCATCGACGATCCAGGAGCATCGATCGTCTGGGATGGGCTCGCGTTGGATCCAGCCCACACCCGTGCCGGGTCTCCGGACTCATTCACCGAGCGCTTCATCCACGATGAGAACAACCCCTCCCGCAACCGCGAGGTGCCCATCGTCATCGATCCGGGGGAGCTGAATGATGGGCTGGAGCTCCTCCAGGCCCTCCTCAACACGACGCTCCACAGCCCGCCTCGCAGCCCGCCGCTGGACATGGCCCTGGAGGATCCGGACTCCCCGGACGAGGAGCGCACGGTGACGGTGGTGCTCCAGGGAGGCAACGACGGCTCCCGCCCCACCTCCGGCGACTACCAGGGCGAGGAGGTGCCCGACACCACCCAGAAAACCGGCCTCTTCCAGTTCCAGGATCTGGAGGACATCTCCATCGTCGCCGCGCCGGGCTCCACCTTCGGCTACCAGACCGAGGACCAGGGCTATGGGCCGGAGGCGGCCACCATCGTCAACCTGCTCATCTCCCACTGCCAGCGGATGAAGTACCGCATCGCCGTGCTGGACAGCGGCAACGGGCAGACGATCGCCCAGGTGCGGAGAATGAGGGCGCGGATCGACTCCAGCCACGCCGCCCTCTACTACCCCTGGGTGAAGGTGAGGGATCCGGTCACCCAGCAGTCCATCCACCTGCCCCCGAGCGGCTTCGTGGCCGGCATCTACGCGCGCAACGACGAGGAGCGTGCCGTCTACAAGGCTCCCGCCAACGAGGTGGTCAACCTCGCCGTCGGCTTCGAGGTGATGCTCAACAAGGCGCAGCAGGAGGTGCTCAACCCCGAGGGCATCAACGCCTTCCGCTTCTTCGAGGGCCGGGGCTTCCGGCTGTGGGGCGCGCGCACCACCAGCTCGGATCCCGAGTGGAAGTACGTCAACCTGCGCCGCTACTTCGCCTTCCTGGAGCGTTCCATCGACAAGGGCACCCAGTGGGCCGTCTTCGAGCCCAACGGACCCCAGCTCTGGGCCAACGTGCGGCGTACCATCGAGGACTTCCTCCTCAATGAATGGCAGAGCGGCGCGCTGCTCGGGGACAAGCCCGAGAAGGCCTACTTCGTCCGGTGTGACCGCTCCACCATGAGCCAGAACGATCTGGATAACGGCCGCCTCGTCTGCCTCGTCGGCGTGGCCCCGCTGCGCCCGGCCGAGTTCGTCATCTTCCGCATCGGCCAGTGGACCGGTGATCGCAGGTAA
- a CDS encoding phage late control D family protein, with product MADGTHSTQLRVARPSFRVDGQEQPTLSGGLLTLQISENAQGLYRCEASFGNWGPGEGDTGFLYFDRRLLDFGKPFQVTLGQDVLFDGRITALEARFPEASPPEMTVLAEDRLQDLRMTRRTQTYVEVSDAAVIQEVARRHGLTPNVDLSGPTYNVLAQVNQSDLAFLRERCRTIDAELWVEGKTLHAKAHGRRAGPPVELGYRNELREFTVLADLAGQRTAVVVGGWDVRSKTGLKHEATDSVISNELDGGTSGASVLASALGERKEALVHTVPLNDDEARARAETFFRLSARRFLVGRGTAETSARLRVGARVQLRGLGGLFSGKYYLTEVKVLFDGTGGLRTEFVGERPGLGNA from the coding sequence ATGGCAGACGGCACCCACTCCACCCAGCTCCGCGTCGCCCGCCCCTCCTTCCGCGTGGACGGACAGGAGCAGCCCACCCTCAGCGGCGGGTTGCTCACGCTCCAGATCTCGGAGAACGCCCAGGGCCTGTACCGGTGCGAGGCCTCGTTCGGCAACTGGGGCCCCGGGGAGGGCGACACCGGCTTCCTCTACTTCGACCGGCGGCTGCTCGACTTCGGCAAGCCCTTCCAGGTGACGCTCGGCCAGGACGTGCTCTTCGATGGGCGCATCACCGCGCTCGAGGCTCGCTTCCCCGAGGCCAGCCCTCCGGAGATGACGGTGCTCGCCGAGGACCGGCTGCAGGACCTCCGGATGACCCGGCGGACCCAGACCTACGTGGAGGTCAGCGACGCCGCCGTCATCCAGGAGGTCGCCCGCCGGCATGGACTCACCCCCAACGTGGACCTGAGCGGGCCGACCTACAACGTGCTCGCCCAGGTGAACCAGAGCGACCTGGCCTTCCTGCGCGAGCGCTGCCGGACGATCGACGCGGAGCTGTGGGTGGAGGGCAAGACCCTGCACGCCAAGGCGCATGGCCGGCGCGCGGGCCCGCCCGTCGAGTTGGGCTACCGCAACGAGCTGCGCGAGTTCACCGTCCTCGCGGATCTGGCCGGGCAGCGCACCGCTGTGGTCGTGGGCGGCTGGGACGTGCGGAGCAAGACGGGGCTGAAGCACGAGGCCACGGACTCGGTGATCAGCAACGAATTGGACGGGGGGACCAGCGGGGCGAGCGTGCTCGCCTCGGCGCTCGGCGAGCGCAAGGAGGCCCTGGTCCATACCGTGCCCCTCAACGACGACGAGGCCCGCGCCCGCGCGGAGACCTTCTTCCGGCTCTCCGCCCGGCGCTTCCTGGTGGGCCGTGGCACCGCCGAGACGAGTGCCCGGCTGCGGGTGGGCGCTCGCGTGCAGCTGCGAGGCTTGGGAGGCCTCTTCAGCGGCAAGTACTACCTGACGGAAGTGAAGGTCCTCTTCGACGGCACAGGCGGGCTGCGCACCGAATTCGTGGGCGAGCGCCCGGGACTGGGCAACGCATAG
- a CDS encoding phage baseplate assembly protein V, which translates to MYDTALDTIIDERVPEGLGGRFYGLYPALVSDLGDPDNQGRVKVKLPWATDPGGAQYEAWARLATLMAGNNRGTWFVPDINDEVLVGFEAGDPRRPYVVGALWNGRDNPPETMDRAGKNARKVIRSRSGVKITLDDTNGQETLILETPGGQKVTLKDGASSIEVKDANGNTLKLEASGVTLTSSAKVTVNASTAEISAGMLTVNAGMSKFSGVVQADTVITNSVISSSYTPGAGNIW; encoded by the coding sequence GTGTACGACACTGCCTTGGACACCATCATCGACGAGCGCGTGCCCGAGGGGCTCGGCGGGCGCTTCTACGGCCTCTATCCGGCCCTCGTCAGCGACCTGGGGGATCCGGACAACCAGGGCCGGGTGAAGGTGAAGCTCCCCTGGGCCACCGACCCGGGAGGCGCGCAGTACGAGGCCTGGGCCCGGCTGGCCACCCTCATGGCCGGCAACAACCGGGGCACCTGGTTCGTCCCGGACATCAACGACGAGGTGCTGGTCGGCTTCGAGGCCGGAGATCCCCGCCGCCCCTACGTGGTGGGCGCCTTGTGGAATGGCAGGGACAATCCGCCCGAGACCATGGATCGCGCCGGGAAGAACGCGCGCAAGGTCATCCGCTCGCGCAGCGGGGTGAAGATCACCCTGGACGACACCAATGGCCAGGAGACGCTCATCCTCGAGACCCCCGGGGGCCAGAAGGTGACGCTCAAGGATGGGGCGTCATCCATCGAGGTGAAGGATGCCAACGGCAACACCCTGAAGCTGGAGGCCAGCGGCGTCACCCTCACCAGCTCGGCGAAGGTGACGGTGAATGCCAGCACGGCGGAGATCTCCGCCGGCATGCTCACGGTGAACGCGGGCATGTCGAAGTTCAGCGGCGTGGTGCAGGCGGACACCGTCATCACCAACAGCGTGATCAGCAGCTCGTACACGCCCGGCGCGGGGAACATCTGGTGA
- a CDS encoding DUF4255 domain-containing protein, giving the protein MATYAAIAALGQALLGLLEQACPKPEFQGAKFELYQASNFKAHMEEGISLFLFRVVPSTNRRNLPGRVDAQGRRYRQPLPVDLHYLLTPWARSAARQHRLLGWAMRTLEDTPTLTAQFLNHYGRPETDTFLPDETVTLVFDPLSIQDLLNVWEVGKPDLQVSATYVARMVVLESALRDEQPPAVQTRELQHGRYTEP; this is encoded by the coding sequence TTGGCAACCTACGCGGCGATCGCGGCCCTTGGACAGGCCCTCCTCGGCTTGCTGGAACAAGCCTGTCCCAAGCCCGAGTTCCAGGGCGCGAAGTTCGAACTCTACCAGGCCAGTAACTTCAAGGCGCACATGGAGGAGGGCATCTCCCTCTTCCTCTTCCGCGTCGTGCCCAGCACCAACCGCCGCAACCTGCCTGGACGCGTGGATGCACAGGGCCGACGTTACCGGCAACCGCTTCCGGTCGACCTCCACTACCTCCTCACGCCCTGGGCCCGAAGCGCCGCGCGCCAGCACCGACTGCTCGGCTGGGCCATGCGCACGCTCGAGGACACCCCTACCCTCACCGCCCAGTTCCTCAACCACTATGGCCGCCCGGAGACGGACACCTTCCTGCCCGACGAGACCGTCACCCTCGTCTTCGATCCGCTCTCCATCCAGGATCTCCTCAACGTCTGGGAGGTCGGCAAGCCCGATCTCCAGGTCTCCGCCACCTACGTCGCTCGCATGGTCGTCCTCGAGTCGGCCCTCCGCGACGAGCAGCCTCCGGCCGTCCAGACCCGTGAGCTCCAGCACGGGAGGTACACCGAGCCATGA
- the cysQ gene encoding 3'(2'),5'-bisphosphate nucleotidase CysQ, with protein sequence MDEALVSAVCEVAREAGRATLPFHGGAVSVERKGDDSPLTAADKASHALILDALRRLTPDIPVLSEESSEKEVAGRRSWSTFWLVDPLDGTKEFIKGSGEFTVNIALISGSGPVLGVVHVPVTGVTYWGRPGAGAFVARPGQAPEAIRTRPANLERLVIVASKDHAGPQVEALLKRLTTASTATLGSSLKFCLIAEGKADFYPRLQPTCEWDTGAAQCVLEAAGGAVTDLAGHRLVYNKEQILNPSFLAFGDSRPDWLALLEGR encoded by the coding sequence ATGGATGAAGCCCTGGTGTCGGCCGTGTGCGAGGTGGCGCGGGAGGCCGGACGGGCCACGCTCCCGTTCCATGGAGGCGCCGTCTCCGTCGAGCGCAAGGGGGATGACTCCCCGCTGACGGCCGCGGACAAGGCCTCGCACGCGCTCATCCTCGACGCACTGCGGCGGCTGACGCCCGACATCCCCGTGCTCTCCGAGGAGTCCAGCGAGAAGGAGGTGGCCGGGCGGCGCTCCTGGAGCACCTTCTGGCTGGTGGATCCGCTCGACGGCACCAAGGAGTTCATCAAGGGCAGCGGCGAGTTCACCGTGAACATCGCCCTCATCTCCGGCAGCGGGCCCGTGCTGGGCGTGGTGCACGTGCCCGTCACGGGCGTCACCTACTGGGGCCGCCCGGGCGCGGGAGCCTTCGTGGCCCGGCCCGGCCAGGCGCCGGAGGCCATCCGCACCCGGCCCGCGAACCTCGAGCGGCTCGTCATCGTGGCGAGCAAGGACCACGCGGGCCCCCAAGTGGAGGCGCTCCTGAAGCGGCTCACCACGGCGAGCACCGCGACCCTGGGCAGCTCCCTCAAGTTCTGCCTCATCGCCGAGGGCAAGGCGGACTTCTACCCGCGGCTCCAGCCCACCTGCGAGTGGGACACCGGGGCGGCCCAGTGCGTCCTGGAGGCCGCGGGCGGCGCGGTGACGGACCTGGCGGGCCACAGGCTCGTCTACAACAAGGAGCAGATCCTCAACCCGTCCTTCCTCGCCTTCGGTGACTCCCGCCCGGACTGGCTCGCGCTGCTGGAAGGACGCTAG
- a CDS encoding FHA domain-containing protein: MVELLSLHIGRFQRERADYERTLPAALLVFSPAPSMLSAAEGDDEDETHHHFKTLTNVSTPMLGVGEPIVFPVVKNQENAFGRGITVGRTGNNDVVLDDGTVSRFHAWFQRETDGRFILTDAGSKNGSYVGGVRLTPRRPSPITDGTRLRFGQVEVTFYLASGFTKILSRRVGP, encoded by the coding sequence ATGGTCGAGCTTCTCAGCCTCCATATCGGCCGCTTCCAGCGAGAGCGGGCGGACTATGAGCGCACGCTGCCGGCGGCGCTGCTCGTGTTCTCTCCCGCGCCCTCCATGCTGAGCGCGGCCGAGGGGGACGACGAGGACGAGACGCACCACCACTTCAAGACGCTCACCAACGTGTCCACGCCGATGCTGGGGGTGGGCGAGCCCATCGTCTTCCCGGTGGTCAAGAACCAGGAGAACGCGTTCGGCCGGGGCATCACCGTGGGGCGCACGGGCAACAACGACGTGGTGCTGGACGATGGCACCGTGTCGCGCTTCCACGCCTGGTTCCAGCGCGAGACGGATGGCCGTTTCATCCTCACCGACGCGGGCTCGAAGAATGGCTCGTACGTGGGTGGGGTGCGGTTGACCCCCCGGCGCCCGTCTCCCATCACGGACGGGACGCGCCTGCGCTTCGGACAGGTGGAAGTGACGTTCTACCTGGCCAGTGGCTTCACGAAGATTCTCTCGCGGCGGGTGGGACCGTGA
- a CDS encoding cyclic nucleotide-binding domain-containing protein produces the protein MSRITSTEVILPYSLSAEARRQLTDSLYAVHRRIFDGVGRESFARYVVESKAEHTWLLLHKNEAGEVVGYFALHLFEKQLGEEPLAVFRAEAGLLREYRGGNVNARFWMERVARYVLTHPGRRVFYMGSLVHPSSYWLFARHCGEVWPRREEETPPELLAFMDTLATEFGLEKVHPARPLVRKVGWRTRETEVEREYWAHCDKPEVRYFLEANPGYGEGHGLVTLVPITLGNLRSMARSLLTKRLRQPVELLAAWMQRTRLGARLSASQVVRQLRRVPSLAHLDEATLRGLAGRAERLVLPAGRYVFHAGSACDELYVLERGAAYVLAEGEKIVDELGSGTVFGEGALLTGERRSASIRTATASTLVRIPRSALLPLLQDNERLREGMWKTLAERRFDDLVRENERYGHLGRKGRLALFREGEHRELAPRELHELEAGTQLFVLSGTVDVEHEGLVMTQRGSTFLEARWPLRLKARETTQMVLLKQEPARRHEEASLVYLAAA, from the coding sequence ATGTCCCGCATCACGAGCACCGAGGTCATCCTCCCCTACTCCCTGTCCGCCGAGGCGCGGCGCCAGCTCACCGATTCCCTCTACGCCGTCCACCGGCGCATCTTCGATGGCGTGGGCCGGGAGTCCTTCGCCCGCTACGTGGTCGAGTCCAAGGCGGAGCACACGTGGCTGCTGCTCCACAAGAACGAGGCGGGAGAGGTGGTCGGCTACTTCGCCCTGCACCTCTTCGAGAAGCAGCTCGGCGAGGAGCCCCTGGCCGTGTTCCGCGCGGAAGCGGGCCTGCTGCGCGAGTACCGGGGCGGCAACGTCAACGCGCGCTTCTGGATGGAGCGGGTGGCGCGCTATGTGCTGACGCACCCGGGCCGGCGCGTGTTCTACATGGGCTCGCTGGTGCACCCCTCCAGCTACTGGCTGTTCGCCCGGCACTGCGGCGAGGTGTGGCCCCGGAGGGAGGAGGAGACGCCCCCGGAGCTGCTGGCCTTCATGGACACGCTGGCCACGGAGTTTGGCCTGGAGAAGGTGCACCCGGCCCGGCCGCTGGTGCGCAAGGTGGGCTGGCGCACGCGCGAGACGGAGGTGGAGCGCGAGTATTGGGCGCACTGTGACAAGCCCGAGGTGCGCTACTTCCTCGAGGCCAACCCCGGGTATGGCGAGGGGCACGGGCTGGTGACGCTGGTACCCATCACCCTGGGGAACCTGCGGAGCATGGCCCGGTCCCTGCTGACGAAGCGGCTGCGCCAGCCCGTGGAGCTGCTGGCGGCCTGGATGCAGCGCACGCGCCTCGGAGCCCGCCTGAGCGCCTCGCAGGTGGTGCGGCAGCTGCGCCGGGTGCCGTCCCTCGCCCACCTCGACGAGGCCACCCTGCGCGGCCTGGCCGGACGGGCGGAGCGCCTCGTGCTGCCCGCCGGCCGGTACGTCTTCCACGCGGGGAGCGCCTGCGACGAGCTGTACGTGCTGGAGCGAGGCGCGGCCTACGTGCTGGCCGAGGGCGAGAAGATCGTGGACGAGCTCGGCAGCGGCACCGTGTTCGGAGAGGGGGCCCTGCTCACGGGTGAGCGCCGCTCGGCGTCCATCCGCACGGCGACGGCGTCGACGCTGGTGCGCATTCCCCGCTCGGCGCTGCTGCCGTTGCTGCAGGACAATGAGCGTCTGCGGGAGGGAATGTGGAAGACGCTCGCCGAGCGGCGCTTCGATGACCTGGTGCGCGAGAACGAGCGGTACGGGCACCTGGGGCGCAAGGGCCGGCTCGCCCTGTTCCGGGAAGGCGAGCACCGCGAGCTGGCGCCGAGGGAGTTGCATGAGTTGGAGGCGGGCACCCAGCTGTTCGTGCTGTCGGGCACGGTGGATGTCGAGCACGAGGGGCTGGTGATGACCCAGCGGGGTTCCACGTTCCTGGAGGCACGGTGGCCGCTCCGGCTGAAGGCCCGGGAGACCACGCAGATGGTCCTCCTGAAGCAGGAGCCGGCACGGCGGCACGAGGAGGCCTCGCTCGTGTACCTCGCGGCGGCGTAG
- a CDS encoding phage tail protein codes for MANPANETVLYPFTAFNFAVEIHVPELNTKVCNASFSDCDGLEMTMDVKTIREGGNNGQQIRLTGPLTFGQLTLKRGMTASFDLWDWFEAVLKNPLLRADAEVVLFAQDGTTERARFVLSRCLPVKLKAPTLNAKDGLVAVEELQLAYQSLTLKRPTGAGLSLSVGLSIGGA; via the coding sequence ATGGCCAACCCCGCCAACGAGACCGTCCTCTACCCCTTCACCGCCTTCAACTTCGCGGTGGAGATCCACGTCCCCGAGCTCAACACCAAGGTCTGCAACGCCTCCTTCTCCGACTGCGACGGCCTGGAGATGACGATGGACGTGAAGACGATCCGCGAGGGCGGCAACAACGGGCAGCAGATCCGCCTCACCGGCCCGCTCACCTTCGGTCAGCTCACCCTCAAGCGCGGGATGACGGCGAGCTTCGACCTGTGGGACTGGTTCGAGGCGGTGCTGAAGAACCCGCTGCTGCGCGCCGACGCGGAGGTCGTGCTCTTCGCCCAGGATGGCACGACCGAGCGCGCGCGCTTCGTCCTCTCGCGCTGCCTGCCCGTGAAGCTCAAGGCCCCCACGCTCAATGCGAAGGACGGCCTGGTGGCCGTCGAGGAGCTCCAACTCGCCTACCAGTCCCTCACCCTCAAGCGGCCTACCGGAGCAGGTCTCTCCCTCTCCGTCGGCCTGTCCATCGGAGGTGCCTAG
- the cysC gene encoding adenylyl-sulfate kinase, with amino-acid sequence MSQDASEATGPRGFIVWFTGMSGAGKSTLSRAIRDRLQSTRSVEVLDGDEIRTFLSRGLGFTRPDREENIRRIGYVARILARHRVAVISAAISPYRDSRNEVRRLAAEEGIPFIEVYARASLEVLVQRDVKGLYKKALAGEIPHFTGISDPYESPESPEVTVRTDSETVEAGVERVLATLRARGLIA; translated from the coding sequence ATGAGTCAGGACGCTTCGGAAGCCACGGGCCCGCGGGGGTTCATCGTCTGGTTCACCGGGATGTCGGGGGCGGGCAAGAGCACGCTCTCGCGGGCCATCCGCGACCGGTTGCAATCCACCCGCTCGGTGGAGGTGCTGGACGGGGATGAGATCCGGACCTTCCTGTCGCGAGGGTTGGGCTTCACCCGGCCCGACCGCGAGGAGAACATCCGCCGCATCGGCTACGTGGCGCGGATATTGGCCAGGCACCGGGTGGCCGTCATCTCGGCGGCCATCTCGCCCTACCGCGACTCACGCAACGAGGTGCGGCGGTTGGCTGCGGAGGAGGGCATCCCCTTCATCGAGGTGTATGCGCGGGCCAGCCTGGAGGTGCTCGTGCAGCGTGACGTGAAGGGGCTCTACAAGAAGGCGCTGGCGGGGGAGATTCCCCACTTCACCGGCATCTCCGACCCGTACGAATCCCCCGAGTCGCCCGAGGTGACGGTCCGCACCGACTCGGAGACGGTGGAGGCGGGCGTGGAGCGCGTCCTCGCCACGCTGAGGGCGCGCGGGCTCATCGCCTAG